In a single window of the Jaculus jaculus isolate mJacJac1 chromosome 9, mJacJac1.mat.Y.cur, whole genome shotgun sequence genome:
- the Ltv1 gene encoding protein LTV1 homolog, which translates to MPHRKKKPFIEKKKAVSFHLVHRSQRDPLAADETAPQRVLLPTQKQSDEERRAEQRKYGVFFDDNYDYLQHLKEPSAPAELVPASTAGPPARAQEEEATLLSHTGIKLPSSVFASEFEEDVGLLNKAAPVSGPRLDFDPDIVAALDDDFDFEDPDNLLEDDFILQANKPAGGEEGTDTPESENEDGNEWEDVDDESRGSDGDCDSAGPLSDGGDTSAPGTPQQALRKHLFWEEETKSRFTEYSLTSSVMRRNEQLTLHDERFEKFYEQYDDVEIGALDNAELEGSIQVDSNRLQEVLNDYYKEKAENCVKLDSLEPFEDPDPPVNELAESEEEVITVVLEEAKEKWDCQSICSTYSNLYNHPQLIKYEPKPKPIHLSSKTGVPLNVLPKKGLTAKQVERMQMINGSDLPRVSTQPRSKHESREDKRARKQAIKEERKERRLEKKANKLVFKLEKRRQEKELLNLKKNVEGLKL; encoded by the exons ATG CCTCACAGGAAGAAAAAGCCCTTCATAGAGAAGAAGAAAGCAGTGTCTTTTCATTTGGTCCACCGGAGCCAGCGAGATCCTTTAGCAGCGGACGAGACTGCGCCACAGAGGGTTCTGTTGCCCACACAGAAA CAAAGTGATGAGGAAAGGCGAGCCGAGCAGAGGAAGTACGGGGTGTTCTTCGACGACAACTACGACTACCTGCAGCACCTGAAGGAGCCGTCGGCACCCGCGGAGCTCGTCCCCGCCAGCACCGCCGGCCCGCCGGCCCGCGCACAGGAGGAGGAAGCGACTCTCCTTTCA CACACTGGAATTAAGTTGCCTTCATCAGTGTTTGCATCGGAATTTGAGGAAGATGTTGGATTGTTAAATAAAGCAGCCCCAGTTTCAG gaCCTCGATTGGATTTTGATCCTGACATTGTTGCAGCGCTTGATGATGATTTTGACTTTGAGGATCCAGATAATCTGCTTGAAGATGACTTTATTCTTCAGGCCAATAAGCCAGCAGGAGGGGAAGAGGGCACGGATACTCC GGAGTCAGAGAATGAAGACGGCAATGAGTGGGAAGATGTGGATGATGAGAGCAGAGGGAGTGATGGCGACTGTGACTCAGCCGGCCCCCTGTCAGACGGCGGCGACACGTCTGCCCCTGGAACCCCTCAGCAAGCCCTTCGAAAGCACTTGTTCTGGGAAGAGGAAACCAAAAGTCGCTTCACAGAGTATTCTCTGACGTCCTCAGTCATGAGGCGAAACGAGCAGCTGACCCTACATGATGAGAGGTTTGAGAAG TTTTATGAACAATATGATGATGTCGAAATTGGAGCTCTGGATAATGCTGAGTTGGAAGGTTCCATTCAAGTAGACAGTAACCGTTTACAAGAAGTTTTGAATGACTACTATAAAGAGAAGGCAGAGAA TTGTGTCAAGTTGGATAGTCTGGAACCCTTTGAAGATCCAGACCCGCCAGTGAATGAGCTTGCTGAGTCCGAGGAGGAGGTTATTACCGTAGTTCTCGAGGAAGCCAAAGAGAAGTGGGATTGTCAGTCCATCTGCA GTACCTACTCAAATTTATACAACCATCCTCAGCTTATCAAGTATGAACCAAAG CCCAAACCCATCCACCTATCTTCTAAAACGGGAGTCCCTCTCAATGTCTTACCTAAGAAAGGACTGACTGCCAAGCAGGTTGAGCGGATGCAGATGATTAATGGCAGTGATCTGCCCAGGGTGTCAACCCAGCCACGCTCTAAGCATGAAAGCAGAGAAGATAAAAGAGCCAGAAAGCAAGCTATAAAGGAGGAGCGCAAG GAACGGAGACTGGAGAAGAAAGCTAATAAGTTAGTATTCAAGCTGGAGAAACGAAGGCAGGAAAAGGAGCTGCTTAACttgaagaagaatgtggaaggtcTGAAGCTGTAG